Within Ipomoea triloba cultivar NCNSP0323 chromosome 9, ASM357664v1, the genomic segment AACAGCTTTGATGATTGGGGGAAGCAACCACTTGGAAGCCTGTATGTAATCCAGGGTGATGTAAGGCTTTACTTCTGCACCTGTCAGCCTCTTAACAAATTTTGGTCGACCATCCATTTTTGCCCCCGGCCCTGTATTGTTATATTCTCCGAAGTAACATGTTCTGCATGCAACAACACGTGAACCATAGTCTAATAGCACAGGTTGtttgattgcacatttatgtttatatattataaggAAAACTTACCCTCCATCCTTGGGATTGGCGCGCATCCCCATCCATCCCTCGGGTTTGATGGCATTGCCTATATAGGTGTAGGCATATATGGTCTTAGAATAAGGAAACCATCCTCTGCCTAGTACTGCAATCTTGGAACTCCCGGTAACTTGGCAATGTACGAAAGAGAATCCTGTGTCCTCTTTTGCAGTATTTCTACCGTGTGCCGACACCATCGCCATTTGGTCGCCTGGGATCACACGCAATTGTGTATTCTGCAACACAAttaattagctgatagctaataACTGATAACTGAAGGGCTGATTGGTTTAAGGGTTTACCAAAAAGATGCTCTTGGCATCGCCAAACACGAAATCTACAGTGCCTTCAACGTAGCAATCCTTGTAGAAATGTCTGTTGTTATGATCACAAAGGGTGTCTTGGAATCCATAAAATCTACAGCTGTAGAAGGAAGCCTTGTCACCTGTTATGGTCATAGCCACAGCTTGCTGATCCTTTTTGCCAGTGGGCCTGGGAGCCGAATTCTGTACGTATAACATAACAGAAAACAATTACTATACatactcccaaattctacttCCTTACTTATAATTCCTGAGATATCAAACAGAGATtggttattttcattatgtgggCTCATAGAAAAGTATTTAAGTCAAAAGCATGTGAGAAGGAATACAAATTGAGAGTATAAATTGGGATTACACCAAGTATCTGCACTTACCCTGACGTCAATATTAACGGCTGAGAAGTAATCCGACAAAACGTACAAAGTGGCACTGTATATGGTACCAAGCTGAGCAGCCGTGGCAGCGGCAACTAAAGTTGGCCTATTCTTAGGATCTCCGAAAAGGGTGACAAAAGGCTTATTATAGTCAATCTTGACCCTCTCGTGATAAAACCCACCGGATATGAAAATAATGTGCCGTTTTGTGTTCCTAGCAGGAATGCTATTAATGGCTGCCTGGATGGTTTTGAACTGACCTCCATTTCCGACCTTAAGGTACACCGGGGCGGCCTCGGCCTTCACGAGGGCGGGGTCCACACCCTCTCTGCCTGGAAGGGGTTTAACGTTGGCTTTGAACCAGCTCTCTACCTGAGACTTTTGTGCAGGAATAGGAACCGTACCAGGAATAACTCCGCTGGGACAAAACACCAGAACACAAAGAATAACAACATTGAGTACTGTGACTATCTCCATGCAATTACTcacaagtattttttttttttttttttttgaatcttggtatttttttgtgatgttgttttgtgttttttgctttttttggggtttttttggttttgtgttgtttttgGAAATGAAGatgtttttttttgcaaatgtCTTGCGATGTTGTGAAGTTGTGGTGGATCAGGGTTTTATAATACGTTTAGGCAAGAAAGTGAGTAAGTTCAGGTAAGAAGATCAGAACAGGAGTAGAAGACGGGTGCCCAAAACTCTCTGTGGTTTGATTTCTTCGATCTGGACTAGGAATGAGGGAGTGGTAAAATATTACAACTAACCGCAAAACTGCAAAAGTACATTGATACGGTCAttatttggtaattaattgtaattatgtaGCTTAATTAGGgagaattaattatgtttctaaAATTAATAGGATAATTGGGATGTTACAGCTTAATTAGTGCGTGGGAGAGTAGTTAATAGTGTGCCTAAATTAACATAGggaaattattatatagatCATAATACTATATGATTACCTtgtatagttaatataattttagtaggTTAATCATTATAGGTTTTAGTAATTAAACTAGTATAAATAGATAGGTCCATTGTATATGAAGATTAAGGACCagagaaatatattgttattcactaattctattattttagcTATTCTTGATGTTCTTGGAGCTCTCACACACTCGAAGTGTGAATTTGGAGTTTTCCGTGTCTCGAATACGGTTAGGAGTGAGAAACCTGTTCGAAAGGCTTCCATCTGTTACGGTTCTATCTAGAGTCGTATcatatattcttaattattgTGTAGTATGTCGCAAGAATGATGGCAATTTTGACCCACACTTGATTCAAAACTTGTGAGTACCATAAACGAACAACCACTAGTCATTTTCGACAAAGAAACTCAATAAAGCTATTTAAGTTAGAatgaaatgaaagaaaacaacTAGAATTCGTCTAGGTGTTAGAACCGAAAATGCCTCAAATCATACTTAAATACTGTACAAAGCAACGTTGCATGGGCATGCACATCGCCAAACACACAACAATATATGCAACTCTGGGAGGGAGTTATGCCCTGGGTAGACGACAGTATTTACACTTTCATAACATTGGAGTTAGTCTTGATGATTTTCGTGAaagttgtaagttgtaactatCTAAATTAGCAATAACAAAACTCGATTTGAACATTCATATATTGAGATATGACTGACCAAAATactaaacatgttattttgaacAAGAATTACAACTCCGGGTGAATTCGCAGgttgttttcttttaattcatATATGTACGTAGCAAACGCAACCGAACCTTATTTTAAGACTAGCTAGGGTTGAATTCGCAGgatgttttgttttaatttcacCTTGGATCGGATTTGGGTTGAATTGTCTTGCACAGCTTTGGTGATTGGGGGAAGCAACCACTTGGAAGCCTGTATGAAACCCAGGGTGAGGTAATGCTTCGCCTCTGCATCTGTCAGCCTCTTAACGAACTTGGCACGTTTAGCCATGCTAGATCCTGGCCCTGTATTCTTATATTCTCCAAAGAATGTGTTCCTGCATAGGCTCATTAGATCAGGTTTATCTCTGTACACCCTCAATTACGTTTAGACCATTCACATTAGTTATTTTTGCACAGTTTTTAAGAAACTTTTTGACATATTAGAGGAGAGAGAGGAGTAGGGAATGCCCTATAAATGAAGAGTTTTTGCAGGTGGGCTCCCAATGTGAGAAAGAAGCTGCCTGAGGCACAGTTCTCACGCCCAAGCGGGCCTTGTAAATAAGGGTTTTagctttatattttgttttattttttcttttctatttttttctttcaccTTCATTCTCTTTTTCCTAATCACAACtacaaaaatttctcaaaaaccaTACCAAAATCTCCACTATTGAAGATTCCTCAAAATTCCTCCACCCCCATTTTCTCAGGCTATCCTTATCCTTTGCAAATCGCACACTTTCTAAAATGGGTCTCACtcccacatcatcaaatttgcaAATCCTTCACTATTTGTTCTAGATCTCTGCAATATTGTCTCAATTTCAAGAGTGGTTCCAccttcatattatattatacatataataaccaaataatataataagaaataaaaaaaataaaaaagtacacaAAGGTTGCTGCTCAGATTTACTATGCATTTTCTCCCACTTTCTCATTCCATCTCCTCTTACTAATTTAGCAATTTCTCTCCTCTCTTGCAACACACATgacattaaataataacaaaaataactcTCTCTTGCCACATAGATTAAAAAGGGAGATTGACTGGGTTTGGCCAACCTTAGTGTGTAGGCAGGTCCTCATGACtagaaaaacaaacaataatatatatatacatataatgctaaaattaattaagaaaacgtagatgagatgagatgactTACGGATTGGTAACATTGTTGCTCATCCCAGCCCACCATCCCTCCGGTCTAATGACACCACAAAGATCAGAATAGGCAAATACGGTTTTAGCAAAAGGATGCCATGCTCTGCCTAGTACTGCAATTTTAGATTTCGCATCCCCGGTAACTCGGCATTGTACGAAAGATAATCCTGTGTCTTCGTTTGCACTTTTCCTACCGTGTGCCGTCACCATCGCCATATTGTCGCCTGAGATAACATGCAGTTCTGTGTTCTTCGCCCATGCAACAAATCCAAACACACAAttaatcctaaaccctaaaccctaaaccttagcCTGTCTTGGGATTAAGAGATAGGGTAAATCATGGGACGTGCTTCAATGGACAGGATCTGAGTGTTTGTTTATTGTTCCAAAGCTAAGATCATCCCTCATTAAGGATTTGAACTCCACAGGTATTTATTGTGTCAGTACACTCACATTCAACTAGGCCCGAATTTTAGGACGTGCAAGATGAACAACTGCACAGGACTCCAAAATTTTGGAGGCCCCTAGTCCAACGCTGGCCAAAtagttagtatatatatttgtgattatattggctcaaaattaggttttcatctgatttaaattCTACTACgcattattcaaaaaaaattctactccgtaatattcacgcacagggccacgcaaattaaaaaaaaaaaatgggcccTACATTCAACCTAGAGGGTGCATGTAGTTCTATATGTATAGTGAATGAATGATGTTTAGATTAAAGATTTTACCACAATGAGAGTCTTGGCATCGCCAAAGAAGAAATCTACAGTGCCTTCAATGTAACAATCCTTATAGAAATGTTTGTTAATATTGTCACAAACGGTGTCTTGGAATCCATAAAATTTACAGTTGTAGAACGCAGCCCTGTCACCGGTGATGGTCAGAGCCACAGCTTGCTGATTCGGTTTACCAGTGGGCCTGGGAGCTGAATTCTGTATACACATAACgccaaacaacaaattaaaaattgatttttagcTAACCAGTCAAGTTGATCGGACTGTTAACGTCATCGGACTCTTAATAGGCTAATACGAGCAGGCTATTGGCTTTTTTGGTAGGGATAAacacaatcattattctatgaaccacggtccacacatttgtgtgaactataaataaaaagtacatttttaatatactcaaagtgcattatttgaaaatacatgattttttatatatattatcaaataatatacattcagtacataaataatgtatacttttagtatattaaaatgtattttgcattcatggtccacacaactatgtggatcatagtctacacaataatttgcatgATGAAAATAGGCCATGTTCCTTCATAACGGCTTATGGCCCAATTAACCTATTTAGTAAAAAGGCCAAATTTAGACGTAATTTAAAGtatatttagttaaataggcctaggcctatatgTACAAAGCCTAGTCTTCAAGACTACATGCATtactttatacatatatatatcaattaccAAATTTTAACTCCAAAAATCTCcaattttaaatactaatttGTAAATATGTCTCTGGATCTCATTTTCACCTTTGCGATCATGGTCATTGTTGTCACTAATTTTTTTCTGAGGCATAACGAGTATACAGGTCCAGGGCTAGATTCAGACTTTAGATTTCTATAGCAGGCGCAAgtttgattttctaaaattcgGTTTGGCCCAACTTATTTTAATTCCTATTTCTTGGTTTAGGTCAATTAAATATTGGTAATCTAACTAGTTTATCTCATTCTGATTTTTTGTTGACTAAGATTATAAGATAAAATGTACTTAGTACACACCTTTGATAGTGACTGTTTTAATTTCCTCATTATGTGAGCACAACTAGTCAACCTACTATATATACTGTTTGTTTATGTACTTACCTTAACGTTAATATTAACCGCCATAAAGTAATCCGACAAAACATACAAAGTGGCACTGTAAACGGTGCCAACTTCAGCAGCCGTGGCAGCAGCGTCTATAAGTGGCCTATTCTTAGGATCACCATAGAAGGTGACGAAATGTTTACCCACGTCGAGCCTCACTCTCTCCTTATAAGTCCCACCTGCTATGTTAATGATAGTACGCTTTGTGTTCTTAGGAGGAATGGAGTCGACGGCTTCTTGAATGGTTTTGAATTTGCCTCCTTTTCCGACCGCGATGTGCACTGGGGCGGCCTCGGCCTTTGCGAGGGCAGGGTCCAAACCCTTTCTCACTGGAAGGGGGTGAACGTTGGCTTTGAACCAACCCTCTACCTCAGACTTTTGTTGAGGAATGGGAACCGTGTCGTCTGAGGTAACACTGCCCGGACAAAACACAACTGCACAAACAATATaactaacaatatttattaGTACTGTGTTTGTTGCCATGCGAACGTACGATGCAATGTTCAcaagcacttttttttttttaataataatttcttttttgttttttgttttttgttttttgttttttttttgttttttgttttgttttattggaTCTGAAGATGTTTTTGCAAGTGAATTGCGTTATTTGCTTGTGATCGAACATCTGTGCTCAGGGTTTTATAGTTGAGGCTAGTAAAGAACGAACATACATCAAACAGGAGTGGTTTGATTTCTTTCGTAC encodes:
- the LOC116029163 gene encoding pectinesterase 2-like encodes the protein MEIVTVLNVVILCVLVFCPSGVIPGTVPIPAQKSQVESWFKANVKPLPGREGVDPALVKAEAAPVYLKVGNGGQFKTIQAAINSIPARNTKRHIIFISGGFYHERVKIDYNKPFVTLFGDPKNRPTLVAAATAAQLGTIYSATLYVLSDYFSAVNIDVRNSAPRPTGKKDQQAVAMTITGDKASFYSCRFYGFQDTLCDHNNRHFYKDCYVEGTVDFVFGDAKSIFLNTQLRVIPGDQMAMVSAHGRNTAKEDTGFSFVHCQVTGSSKIAVLGRGWFPYSKTIYAYTYIGNAIKPEGWMGMRANPKDGGTCYFGEYNNTGPGAKMDGRPKFVKRLTGAEVKPYITLDYIQASKWLLPPIIKAVQ
- the LOC116029166 gene encoding pectinesterase 1-like, with the translated sequence MATNTVLINIVSYIVCAVVFCPGSVTSDDTVPIPQQKSEVEGWFKANVHPLPVRKGLDPALAKAEAAPVHIAVGKGGKFKTIQEAVDSIPPKNTKRTIINIAGGTYKERVRLDVGKHFVTFYGDPKNRPLIDAAATAAEVGTVYSATLYVLSDYFMAVNINVKNSAPRPTGKPNQQAVALTITGDRAAFYNCKFYGFQDTVCDNINKHFYKDCYIEGTVDFFFGDAKTLIVNTELHVISGDNMAMVTAHGRKSANEDTGLSFVQCRVTGDAKSKIAVLGRAWHPFAKTVFAYSDLCGVIRPEGWWAGMSNNVTNPDKPDLMSLCRNTFFGEYKNTGPGSSMAKRAKFVKRLTDAEAKHYLTLGFIQASKWLLPPITKAVQDNSTQIRSKVKLKQNILRIQP